A window from Malassezia japonica chromosome 1, complete sequence encodes these proteins:
- a CDS encoding uncharacterized protein (EggNog:ENOG503P9WV), producing MKTAAYVVRVPHAQHRAFAVQCTVLDHSLMVWAGAAPRSLGDEDDEEVRAAMQAAGRDESTHVPARLADDWGVAMNRGGSGNVRATTGTALYRANTSVAMAQRIAAKLGIPQVFLSLDLPDALLASGAVQMAPEDARALQALEVGLRRVCEMALRGEK from the exons ATGAAGACGGCGGCCTACGTGGTGCGTGTGCCGCACGCACAGCACCGCGCGTTTGCGGTGCAGTGCACCGTGCTCGATCACTCGCTCATGGTGTgggcaggcgcagcgccgcgctcgctgggcgacgaggacgacgaggaagtgcgcgcggcgatgcaggCCGCGGGACGCGACGAGTCGACGCACGTCCCTGCACGCCTCGCGGACGACTGGGGCGTCGCGATGAACCGCGGGGGGAGCGGTAACGTGAGG gccaCGACCGGCACAGCACTATACAGGGCCAATACATCGGTCGCCATGGCACAGCGGATCG ccgcCAAGCTCGGTATTCCGCAAGTCTTTCTCTCGCTGGATTTGCCCGACGCACTGCtcgcgtcgggcgccgtGCAGATGGCCCCGGAAGACGCACGCGCACTGCAGGCACTCGAAGTGGgcttgcgccgcgtctGTGAAATGGCCCTCCGTGGCGAGAAGTAA
- the MRPS9 gene encoding 37S ribosomal protein S9, mitochondrial (EggNog:ENOG503NYDK; COG:J) has product MLGTLRVAAARQALRFGARLMHTTAVPRAQYLAPPPPTPDRVKPASPAYFTTKPSYIDTLQMLDQLTREVKRELEQAYILPLNSKPPPIPQGPTNIWVSREALHSKLGIALRASQYRSVISRLTLLLRYRALVLEHFASSGSASFAERSSAQQKQLAAQVEEVFAAFMSSHGKAQDSHEKGEAAPRTSTRGFIDNEGRAYARGRRKESSARVWLVPAKDADASLGSVLVNSVPLSQYFTRTDHREQVVWPLKLAGVLGQYNIFAIARGGGHTGQAGAVAHGIANALLAQLASVPGEAAAATHAEVKQLLAKDGILHRDPRMVERKKPGLAKARKAFTWVKR; this is encoded by the coding sequence ATGCTTGGGACACTGcgtgtcgctgctgcgcggcaagcgctGCGGTTCGGTGCGCGTTTGATGCACACGACTGCTGTGCCCCGCGCACAGTACCTTGCACCTCCCCCCCCCACGCCAGACCGTGTGAagcccgcgtcgccggcgtACTTTACCACGAAGCCGTCGTACATCGACACGCTCCAGATGCTTGACCAGCTTACGCGCGAAGtgaagcgcgagctcgagcaggcgtaCATCCTCCCTCTGAACTCGAAGCCCCCGCCGATCCCCCAAGGCCCCACGAATATCTGGGTatcgcgcgaggcgctgcacagcaagctcggcattgcgctgcgtgcgtcgcaGTACCGCAGCGTCATCTCGCGGCTGACGCTCCTGCTGCGATACCGCGCgctggtgctcgagcacttTGCGAGCAGCGGCAGTGCATCgtttgccgagcgcagctcTGCGCAGCAgaagcagctcgctgcgcaggtCGAAGAGGTATTTGCCGCCTTTATGAGCTCGCACGGCAAGGCGCAGGACAGCCACGAGAAGGGCgaggctgcgccgcgcacctcgacgcgtgGCTTTATCGACAACGAGGGCCGCGCCtatgcgcgcggccgccggaaggagagcagcgcgcgcgtgtGGCTCGTGCCGGCCaaggacgccgacgcgtccCTCGGCTCGGTCCTGGTGAACAGCGTGCCGCTGAGCCAGTACTTTACGCGCACCGACCACCGCGAGCAGGTGGTGTGGCCGCTGAAGCTCGCGGGCGTTCTCGGCCAGTACAACATCTTTGCGattgcgcgcggcggtggccaCACCGGCCAGGCgggcgccgtggcgcacggCATTGCgaatgcgctcctcgcgcagcttgcgagcgtgcctggcgaggcggccgcggcgacgcacgccgaggtcaagcagctcctcgccaaggacggGATCCTGCACCGCGACCCCCGCATGGTCGAGCGCAAAAAGCCGGGCCTGGCCAAGGCACGCAAGGCCTTCACCTGGGTCAAGCGTTAA
- a CDS encoding uncharacterized protein (BUSCO:EOG092654QZ; COG:J; EggNog:ENOG503P6ZR) yields the protein MLRLSPALRAAARMARVPRASIAPVRGYAQATPEAPSAPAAAPEKPAEGQEAAADGAERVSLESAVEFSMPGFTAEQPASEPVAPPPKSREANAPHRMHVQSTRNNTIVTLTTPTGEPLANASGGTVGFKKAGRSGYEAGYRSALRVFSRIAENQARWRINSIEVLWNGFGQGREAVFRAMMASEGEQVRNLVKVMTDKTPIKVGGVRPKKRRML from the coding sequence ATGCTGCGACTGTCccccgcgctgcgtgcggccgcgcgcatgGCGCGTGTGCCCCGCGCGTCTATAGCGCCGGTGCGTGGGTACGCCCAGGccacgcccgaggcgccgagcgctccGGCGGCCGCTCCTGAGAAGCCCGCCGAGGGCCAAGAAGCGGCTGcggacggcgccgagcgtgtctCGCTCGAGTCTGCCGTCGAGTTCTCCATGCCCGGCTTTACTGCCGAGCAGCCTGCGAGCGAGCCGGTGGCGCCCCCGCCCAagtcgcgcgaggcgaaCGCGCCCCACCGCATGCACGTCCAGTCCACGCGGAACAATACCATTGTCACTCTCACGACGCCCACTGGCGAGCCGCTGGCgaacgcgagcggcggcacggtcgGCTTCAAAAAGGCGGGCCGCTCCGGCTATGAGGCCGGCTACCGctctgcgctgcgcgtcttttcgcgcatcgccgaaAACcaggcgcgctggcgcatcAACTCGATCGAGGTGCTCTGGAACGGCTTCGGCCAGGGCCGCGAGGCCGTCTTCCGCGCGATGATGGCGTCCGAGggcgagcaggtgcgcaaCCTCGTCAAGGTCATGACCGACAAAACGCCGATCAaggtcggcggcgtccgccCCAAGAAACGGAGAATGCTGTAA
- a CDS encoding uncharacterized protein (EggNog:ENOG503P54E; COG:I; TransMembrane:2 (i7-31o43-64i)) has protein sequence MTRATNFALISAALTLVYLVFLFGILPVPLLSKSVAVEILPTIPWWVLVSTGSFLLFKVGWGLYHFNNVPKAHDELLLDIKVAKDFLRERGVTVD, from the exons ATGACGCGCGCGACAAACTTTGCCTTGATCTCGGCCGCGTTGACGTTGGTCTACCTGGTCTTTTTGTTCGGCATCCTGCCTGTGCCGCTGCTCTCGAAATCGGTCGCGGTCGAGATTCTGCCgacg ATCCCGTGGTGGGTCCTGGTGAGCACCGGCTCCTTTCTCCTCTTCAAGGTCGGATGGGGCCTCTACCACTTTAATAACGTGCCAaaggcgcacgacgagctgcttctC GATATCAAGGTCGCCAAGGACTTtttgcgcgagcgcggcgtgacGGTCGACTGA
- the HAT1 gene encoding histone acetyltransferase (EggNog:ENOG503NWPI; BUSCO:EOG09263EVJ; COG:B) produces the protein MTSKWTSNANEATCLRLAGAPSPADGVFHPEFTYPIFGDAETIYGYSDLHIHLTFASGSLTPALDVTYAARNTTTAAKIDDVNATLAEFLPEDQLVSPDEVKKIAEDEARGGARAFTPLGERVHSYTREASAKGKGRSSFGSLFSARARPSTAPKREFHIYKATWDTPGFRDWHARVQIFTLFFIEGASYIQDDEQNWEFYTIFERVQGAEGDAYHFVGYTSLYRFWCWPGKTRLRLSQFLILPPYQKQKHGAELYDTVYAHMLNDTSVCELTIEDPSEAFDGLRDACDLRRVTSADGALARAVAEKRLDAPIDRTWSEETRGAYKMAPRQWARMLEMLALLHLDASDAAQLRAYRLQVKARLFRVNREILMQIPRVQRLEKLHETFESVMDEYAEITGVDLPDALLEAPEPSEEVIDLPPLLKRAASAVIAHGDEPAESRKAPRVQ, from the coding sequence ATGACGTCCAAGTGGACCAGCAACGCGAACGAGGCGAcgtgcctgcgcctcgcgggTGCGCCATCGCCCGCGGACGGTGTATTTCACCCCGAGTTTACCTATCCGATTTTTGGCGACGCCGAGACGATCTACGGCTACTCGGACCTGCACATTCACCTCACCTTTGCTTCCGGCAGCCTCACGCCCGCGCTGGACGTgacgtacgccgcgcggaACACGACGACCGCAGCCAAGATCGACGACGTGAATGCGACGCTTGCCGAGTTCCTGCCCGAGGACCAGCTCGTGTCGCCTGACGAGGTCAAGAAgatcgccgaggacgaggcgcgtgggggcgcgcgcgcctttacgccgctcggcgagcgcgtgcacagctacacgcgcgaggcgagTGCCAAAGGCAAGGGGCGCTCGTCGTTTGGCTCGCTGTTtagcgcgcgtgcgcgtccgagcaccgcgcccAAGCGCGAGTTTCACATCTACAAGGCCACCTGGGACACGCCCGGCTTCCGCGACTGGCACGCGCGTGTGCAAATCTTTACCCTCTTTTTCATCGAAGGCGCATCGTACATccaggacgacgagcaaAACTGGGAATTTTATACCATCTTTGAGCGCGTCCAAGGCGCAGAGGGCGACGCGTACCACTTTGTCGGCTATACCTCGCTATACCGCTTCTGGTGCTGGCCCGGCaagacgcgcctgcgcctctcCCAGTTCCTCATTCTCCCGCCGTACCAGAAGCAGAAGCACGGTGCGGAGCTCTACGATACCGTATACGCGCACATGCTCAACGACACGTCGGTGTGCGAGCTGACGATCGAGGACCCCTCGGAGGCGTTTgacggcctgcgcgacgcgtgtgACTTGCGGCGGGTGACCAgcgcggacggcgcgctggcgcgtgcggtcgccgaaaagcgcctcgacgcgccgatcgACCGCACTTGGAGCGAAGAGACGCGCGGGGCGTACAAGatggcgccgcggcagtgggcgcgcatgctcgagatgcttgcgctgctgcacctcgacgcgtcggatgccgcgcagctgcgcgcgtACCGCCTGCAGGTcaaggcgcgcctctttcgTGTGAACCGCGAAATTTTGATGCAGATTCCGAgggtgcagcgcctcgagaagCTGCACGAGACCTTTGAGTCGGTCATGGACGAGTACGCGGAAATCACCGGCGTCGATCTCCcggacgcgctcctcgaggcgccggagcCGAGCGAAGAGGTCATCGACCTGCCGCCGCTCCTCaagcgcgcagcgtcggccGTCATCGCacacggcgacgagcccgccgagtcgcgcaAGGCGCCACGTGTGCAGTAG
- the TIP41 gene encoding Tap42 interacting protein (EggNog:ENOG503NXDN; COG:S; BUSCO:EOG092648XW) — protein MAVKPHGLTTAMGPGTTPMPRPGARHGAHANEARPKYRVFENVRHTDAPKPAHSTESGGASPSDQVLERGILIGPWKITVLHGSIANATEVDQLSALLEVPPPEMPFPRNALVLEHEPSGFSYCFDSTRALACVHGVREDVRREGLDCVQEMALVPSSTPRRRRLSQSAIKVAYAHEWGKSRQLKNILEPSPSPSSDSTPSPITTAKQYDWTYSSTWPGFPGSHETPALEQPEARDANAWTGAFELARDPARDRIPVERLGPTSGEPILFYDDVMLYEDELGDNGSSMLNVKVRVMPQEFLVLQRFFLRVDDVVFRVFDTRMYCSFAPVDGEPAEAPNAPTYPRVIRECRGTEAPYAEVKRCLVPHRPNDLSPLTNVNWVAETLERLQMQRMRAAQANIPPAHLPGAAHTGGAQVLGEVHEADNVWEGDGHCIHVAVLRPRP, from the exons ATGGCGGTCAAGCCACACGGCCTGACCACTGCTATGGGCCCCGGCACGACACCGATGCCGCGACccggcgcacgccacggcgcgcaTGCCAACGAGGCGCGCCCCAAGTACCGAGTATTTGAGAATGTGCGTCATACCGATGCGCCCAAGCCCGCGCACAGCACCGagtcgggcggcgcctcgccctcggaTCAGGTGCTGGAGCGTGGCATTCTTATCGGCCCCTGGAAAATCACGGTGCTGCACGGGAGCATTGCGAATGCGACCGAAGTCGACCAGCTttcggcgctgctcgaggtccCGCCGCCCGAGATGCCGTTCCCCCGcaacgcgctcgtgctcgagcacgagccgAGCGGCTTTTCGTACTGCTTCgactcgacgcgcgcgctggcgtGTGTGCACGGTGTGCGCGaagacgtgcgccgcgaagGCCTCGACTGCGTCCAAGAGATGGCActcgtgccgagcagcacgccccgccgccgccgcctgtCGCAGAGTGCGATCAAAGTCGCCTATGCCCACGAGTGGGGCAAGTcacg GCAACTCAAGAACATACTGGAGCCGTCaccgtcgccgtcgagtgattcgacgccgtcgccaATCACGACGGCCAAGCAATACGACTGGACCTACTCGTCGACATGGCCCGGCTTCCCAGGCAGCCACgagacgccggcgctcgagcagcccgaggcgcgcgacgcgaaTGCGTGGACGGGCGCCTTTGAGCTGGCGCGCGACCctgcgcgcgaccgcaTCCCGGTTGAGCGCCTGGGCCCGACGAGTGGCGAGCCGATCCTCTTTTACGACGACGTGATGCTGTacgaggacgagctcggggACAATGGCTCGAGCATGCTGAATGTCAAGGTG CGCGTCATGCCGCAAGAGTTCCTCGTGCTCCAGCGCTTCTTTCTCCGTGTGGACGATGTCGTGTTCCGCGTGTTTGACACGCGCATGTACTGCTCGTTTGCGCCAGTCGACGGCGAGCCTGCCGAAGCGCCGAACGCGCCGACCTACCCCCGCGTGATCCGCGAGTGCCGtggcaccgaggcgccgtaCGCAGAAGTGAAGCGGTGCCTTGTGCCCCACCGGCCCAACGATCTGTCGCCCCTGACGAATGTCAACTGGGTCGCCGAGACACTCGAGCGGCTGCagatgcagcgcatgcgtgccgcgcaggccAACATCCCTCCCGCGCACCTgccaggcgccgcacacactggcggcgcgcaggtgctcggcgaggtgcacgAGGCGGACAATGTATGGGAAGGGGATGGACATTGCATTCATGTGGCCGtgctgcggccgcgcccATAG
- a CDS encoding carboxymethylenebutenolidase (COG:Q; EggNog:ENOG503P0BQ) — protein sequence MSTTNKACCTLAPVQTDYTPKGTIEKVAGIDSYVTGDKNSTNVIVCIYDIFGFWNTTKQGADLLADSTKYKVVMPDFLSNHPWPIDAFPPRDDAEGKKFGEWLETIGNVGERVKDVKSVAQELKSQGAQKLALYGFCWGGKVASQIGGAGSPFLGVAMVHPAFIAPDDAKALTVPIGFFPSKDEDKKDADAFWSNLEKDHPELIAKSQYKYYEENHHGFAAARADLNDKSNYFAFQDVYTRLADFFCGVFQ from the exons ATGAGCACCACCAACAAAGCCTGCTGCACTCTCGCCCCTGTCCAGACCGACTA cacgcccaAGGGCACCATCGAGAAGGTCGCCGGCATTGACTCGTACGTCACCGGTGACAAGAACTCGACCAATGTGATCGTCTGCATCTACGACATCTTTGGTTTCTGGAACACGACCAAGCAGGGCGCCGACCTGCTGGCCGACTCGACCAAGTACAAGGTGGTCATGCCCGACTTCCTGAGCAACCACCCCTGGCCGATCGACGCCTTCCCGCCCCGTGACGATGCGGAGGGTAAGAAGTTCGGCGAGTGGCTCGAGACCATCGGcaacgtcggcgagcgcgtcaagGACGTCAAGTCCGTCGCCCAGGAACTCAAGTCGCAGGGCGCCCAAAAGCTCGCGCTGTACGGCTTCTGCTGGGGTGGCAAAGTCGCCAGCCAGATtggcggcgccggctcgCCTTTCCTGGGTGTCGCCATGGTGCACCCCGCGTTCAttgcgccggacgacgccaaggcgctcacCGTGCCGATCGGCTTCTTCCCTTCGAAGGACGAGGACAAGAAGGACGCCGACGCTTTCTGGTCGAACCTCGAGAAGGACCACCCCGAGCTGATCGCCAAGAGCCAGTACAAGTACTACGAGGAGAACCACCACGGcttcgccgcggcgcgtgccgacctCAACGACAAGTCGAACTACTTCGCCTTCCAGGACGTCtacacgcgcctcgccgacttTTTCTGCGGCGTGTTCCAGTAG
- a CDS encoding uncharacterized protein (BUSCO:EOG092658X5; EggNog:ENOG503P5EI; COG:S), with product MVRDAPKTPIGEFEPRLSLTFTCTVPDCGTRSSHEFTKRSYEKGIVLVQCPGCKNRHLIADNLGWFTESSDEPRTIEEIVRAKGGRIQTGTVYADGKGGETTEIDVEEK from the exons atggtgcgcgacgcgcccaagACGCCAATTGGCGAATTCGAGCCGCGTCTGTCGCTTACGTTTACCTGCACCGTGCCCGACTGTGGCACACGTTCTTCGCACGAGTTTACCAAGCGTTCCTACGAGAAAGGCATTGTGCTTGTACAGTGTCCTGGCTGCAAGAACAG GCATTTGATCGCCGACAACCTCGGATGGTTCACCGAGAGCTCTGACGAGCCGCGTACAATCGAGGAAATTGTGCGTGCGAAAGGCGGGCGCATCCAGACGGGCACCGTCTATGCGGATGGCAAAGGTGGCGAAACGACCGAGATCGATGTAGAGGAAAAGTAG